One Brevibacillus choshinensis genomic window carries:
- the dacB gene encoding D-alanyl-D-alanine carboxypeptidase/D-alanyl-D-alanine endopeptidase has translation MNYRMARRTLSWFLMMLLLLQMAAVPAFAEGGNSAANSLAASVEKYLKDLQQNPESIGLYTGIAIYDLTDQTYLYTHNEKRNYIPASNMKLFTTISALDRLGPDYQWKTEVYIDGKVNPGGVLQGNLLLKGYGDPSLAAEDLEKLAAVVKEKGIKQVNGDLLLDESYFDEERLGTGWMWDDEPYGYSAQISALAVHKNFATATVAPGQKAGDPAKLSIEPANAYLTLINQVKTVEGNKSAISVERPRGKNEIILTGTIGVTSPAYTEDVTMEDPALFVGDVWKQKLSAAGIKLKPKTELKKTTVKTGVPFAAHLSMPLRELIVELNKESDNFYAEMLLKTLGATQKGNGSFQAGTQVVADVIKRAGIESGYTQVDGSGLSRFDLITAEQMVKLLVFLEDQDYREALEASLPIAGVDGTLKNRLKGTVAENKVFAKTGSMGGVNSLSGFVTAKNGHKLAFSIIVNGIYKSKYGRELQDFVAIQMATYPEVPYPGDYTPEETKNYDLSEWLDPILDKPEAAGLTAGVIIKTLEGEVLYERDADSLLTPASNLKLLTTAAALNQLGPDYTFKTELYGDAPLSPDGNQKGNLYLKGYGDPTLHTEDELKVQDGVSIEGIASWMKGQGLTRVNGNLILDESYFDKQRLGLGWAWDDESYYYNPTLGALALNRGTVMVEYEPGKEAGSPVTWNLLPQTSYAKVINEAKTVEAGEENTFAIQRDRGTNTIRLTGNLPADDSGDYERVPVEEPALYVGTVLREALTKEGISFGPKSSITIGQVPSSAVKWNEFKSLPLSDIVTYLNKHSDNFYAEMLLKALGAAKSGEGSASAGAEAVQEELTTLGGSSNFDMIDGSGLTRYNLISARHIASMLEGMTKSDAFEAYDLSLPVAGVDGTLKNRLKDTPAQGKLHGKTGSMTGVNSLSGYITTKNGETLILSIILNGYAISSDVMTDIQDQIATILADME, from the coding sequence CATACCTTTATACCCACAATGAAAAGCGAAATTACATACCTGCATCTAATATGAAGCTGTTTACGACTATCTCTGCTCTCGATCGACTTGGCCCAGACTATCAATGGAAGACGGAAGTGTACATAGACGGCAAAGTCAATCCAGGAGGCGTCCTGCAAGGAAATCTGTTGCTGAAAGGTTATGGAGATCCGAGCTTGGCTGCCGAGGATCTGGAAAAGCTGGCAGCGGTCGTCAAGGAAAAAGGGATTAAGCAAGTAAATGGGGATCTGCTTCTGGACGAAAGCTACTTTGATGAGGAGCGTTTAGGGACGGGCTGGATGTGGGACGATGAGCCGTATGGATACAGCGCTCAAATCAGCGCCCTCGCTGTTCATAAAAATTTCGCTACAGCCACGGTAGCGCCGGGTCAAAAGGCCGGGGACCCAGCCAAGCTGTCGATCGAGCCAGCAAATGCCTATCTTACGCTGATCAATCAAGTAAAGACAGTCGAAGGGAACAAGTCCGCGATCTCTGTCGAACGTCCGCGAGGGAAAAACGAAATCATTTTGACAGGAACAATAGGGGTGACATCGCCAGCCTATACAGAAGATGTGACGATGGAAGACCCGGCCTTGTTCGTCGGAGATGTATGGAAGCAAAAACTGAGCGCTGCAGGGATCAAACTGAAGCCAAAGACTGAGTTGAAGAAGACAACCGTAAAGACGGGTGTCCCCTTTGCAGCGCATCTCTCCATGCCACTACGTGAGTTGATCGTGGAGCTGAATAAGGAAAGTGACAATTTCTATGCGGAAATGCTGCTCAAAACCCTGGGTGCCACACAAAAAGGCAACGGCAGCTTCCAAGCCGGTACGCAGGTCGTAGCAGATGTCATCAAGAGGGCTGGAATCGAATCGGGCTATACGCAGGTAGACGGTTCCGGCTTATCCCGATTTGACCTGATAACAGCGGAGCAAATGGTAAAGCTGCTCGTCTTTCTGGAAGATCAGGATTACCGTGAGGCACTGGAAGCGTCGCTGCCTATCGCGGGAGTCGATGGTACCTTGAAAAACCGCTTGAAAGGCACCGTGGCAGAGAACAAAGTGTTTGCAAAGACAGGATCAATGGGTGGCGTAAACAGCTTGTCAGGCTTTGTCACAGCGAAAAACGGTCATAAGCTCGCTTTCTCCATCATTGTCAACGGCATCTACAAATCCAAATACGGACGAGAGCTGCAAGATTTTGTTGCGATTCAAATGGCCACCTATCCAGAGGTTCCGTACCCGGGCGATTACACACCGGAAGAAACCAAGAACTACGATTTGTCTGAATGGCTGGATCCGATTCTCGACAAGCCGGAAGCAGCGGGATTGACTGCAGGTGTCATCATCAAGACGCTGGAGGGAGAAGTCCTGTATGAGCGGGATGCAGATTCCCTGCTCACTCCGGCATCCAATCTCAAGCTGTTGACCACTGCGGCAGCCTTGAATCAACTGGGCCCGGACTACACATTCAAAACGGAGCTGTACGGGGACGCGCCCCTCTCCCCGGATGGCAACCAAAAAGGGAATCTATACCTGAAAGGATACGGCGACCCGACGCTTCATACGGAAGATGAGCTGAAAGTACAAGACGGTGTCTCGATCGAGGGAATCGCATCGTGGATGAAAGGGCAAGGATTGACGCGGGTAAACGGCAACCTGATTCTCGACGAAAGCTATTTCGACAAGCAGCGCCTGGGGCTGGGCTGGGCTTGGGATGACGAGAGCTATTATTACAACCCAACGCTGGGGGCTCTGGCGCTTAACCGCGGTACGGTCATGGTCGAATACGAGCCAGGGAAGGAAGCTGGCAGTCCTGTTACATGGAATCTTTTGCCCCAAACCTCGTATGCAAAAGTAATCAACGAAGCGAAAACGGTAGAAGCAGGGGAAGAGAATACCTTTGCCATTCAACGGGACCGTGGAACCAATACCATTCGATTGACAGGCAATCTACCCGCTGATGACTCAGGTGATTATGAGCGTGTACCAGTAGAAGAACCAGCCCTGTACGTGGGGACCGTCTTGAGGGAGGCGCTTACGAAAGAGGGAATCAGCTTCGGACCGAAAAGCTCTATCACAATCGGCCAGGTTCCTTCATCTGCTGTAAAATGGAACGAATTCAAGTCGCTGCCGCTTTCGGACATTGTGACATACTTGAACAAACACAGTGACAATTTCTATGCGGAAATGCTGCTTAAAGCACTCGGAGCTGCGAAGAGTGGCGAGGGAAGTGCTTCTGCTGGTGCGGAAGCGGTGCAGGAGGAGCTGACAACGCTTGGAGGGAGCTCGAATTTCGATATGATCGATGGATCGGGGCTCACTCGTTACAACCTCATTTCCGCCCGGCACATTGCTTCCATGCTGGAGGGAATGACCAAGTCGGACGCTTTTGAGGCCTATGATCTCTCTCTGCCCGTTGCAGGAGTAGATGGAACACTGAAAAATCGACTGAAAGACACACCTGCACAAGGGAAATTGCATGGCAAAACAGGCTCGATGACAGGGGTAAACAGCTTGTCTGGCTACATTACGACGAAAAATGGCGAGACACTCATTCTCTCCATCATTTTAAACGGCTACGCGATCAGCAGTGATGTGATGACGGATATACAGGATCAAATTGCTACGATTCTGGCAGACATGGAATAG